The nucleotide sequence CCGCAGCAAATATGGGTAAACCTTGTGCCCTGGGGCAGGGCGGCTGGTCGAACGTCTCGGCTGTGCCGCCTCGAGGCCGAGCAGTCGCATCAGTCGCTGGGCCCGCTTCCGGTTGATGCCGAAATGCTGCCGCACTTTCCGCGTGCCGAAGAATGGTCGCTTGATGTACAGCTTGTCGATGGCCCGCATCAGGGCTAGGTTCTCCGCCGACTCGCCATGGGGCTCGTAGTACCAGCTGCTCCTTGGCAGGCCGACCAGTTGGCACTGACGGGCAACACTCAGGTGCTCGTGGTTCGGTTCGATACATCGTCGCTTGGCCTCAGCTGACCTCGGTAGCTTTTTTTTTCAACCACTCGACCTCCATCTTCAGGCGGCCGATCTGCTCGTAGAGCTCCTGCTCATCTGCTGCCTGCTCCGACCGCCGCTGGCGGCCATCGGCAAACAGTTCGGCCACCTGCCCCAGCAGCAGCTTCTTCCAGGCTGTCACCTGGCTCGTGTGGATGCCAAACTGGCTAGCCAGCTGCGCTGTCGTCCTGTCGCCCTTGGCCGCCGCCAAGGCCACTTTGGCCTTGAAGGCTGCCCCAAATACACGCCGCTTTCCGGCCATCTTCTCGCTCCTGATAGGGTGCCTCCCGCCAGGAAAACTCCACCTTATCAGGGCGCCCGAAAATCGGGGTCCACCTCAGAGTTCACGAAACGCAGCCACGTCGCCGTGGCGGGTGCGGCGGACCAATTCGGCTTCGTCAGGAATGGATTCGGCCACGATGACGAGTATTCCCACCGACGCGGCAAAAGGTTCACGGCTTGTTCCGGCCGCGGCGATCGATTACAATTCCGTTGCACGACGCATCGATCGATCCTTTCCATCGACCAGGGGGCCAGCATGCACCACGTCACGATTTCGCCGAAGTTCCAGGTCGTGATTCCGCGGGTCGTTCGGGAACGCCTTGGGCTGCGACCGGGCCAGAAACTACAGGTGATCGAGCATGCCGGGCGGGTGGAATTCGTGCCGGAGCGGAACATCCGCGAGTTGAAGGCGTTCGTGAAGGGAATCAAGACGGACTTCGTTCGCGAAGGTGACCGGCTGTGAACGTGGTCGATTCGTCCGGGTGGCTGGAATACTTTGCCGGTGGGCGGCATGCCCGCGTGTTCGAGCCGGCTCTTGAGGATCTCGAGTCGCTGATCGTGCCCGCCGTCTCGGTCTACGAGGTGTTCAAGGTGCTGCTCCGCGAGGCCGGTGAGGAGGCAGCGATCCAGGGAGTGGCGGCCATGCAGCGCGGCCGCATCATTGATCTGACCGTGCAGCGAGCCCTAGACGCTGCCGCATTGAGTTTGCGTCACTCGTTGCCCATGGCTGACAGCATCATCCTGGCAGCGGCTCGAGAGCACGGCGCCACGGTCTGGACGCTCGACGAGGACTTCAGCGGCTTGCCAGATGTGCGGTACTTCGCCAAGAAGTAATCACATCGGAATGCCTCGACCTCGGGTCTTTCTACGCTCGGCGAACACTCGCGATCAGCGGCTCGCGCCCACACGATCACCCACAACGCTTGGCTTCATCGCGAGTCCGCTGCATCGCTTGGTTCGGGGCGCCCTCCGAATCCCATGTCCGTGCACGCTCTTCCATGGCGGGAAGCA is from Planctomycetia bacterium and encodes:
- a CDS encoding transposase; this encodes MAGKRRVFGAAFKAKVALAAAKGDRTTAQLASQFGIHTSQVTAWKKLLLGQVAELFADGRQRRSEQAADEQELYEQIGRLKMEVEWLKKKATEVS